From the genome of Methanomassiliicoccales archaeon, one region includes:
- a CDS encoding flagella accessory protein C, with protein sequence MKRRAAPLPSSFVFLAAFPFRKHKKAGGEDLSAKLDVEELGLGEDEDTLSIGELGTIGGKLGRGDEILSGLTTKNEKIDQLEGTVNELKNQVETIGNTSTSIKGQVESMRKEIESINDSIKNLLGVYEAVSRQYNPFVDQAAPKVPSFKEETVPQTVTKLDKEMGIPIVDEEGEIQMARDLNAPLDKVLKFDDNSSIAANLDINVEEIDKEVGEKAKIKQSEKASMISEATPLQQDAPLISKSNKKIRIDSYALRQIYKLVDYQLEKVYIAKSRGEEVPLEELEMLEHWMQELMMVGVK encoded by the coding sequence ACCTATCAGCGAAACTCGATGTAGAAGAGCTAGGATTGGGAGAAGACGAGGATACTCTATCAATCGGAGAATTGGGGACCATCGGTGGAAAGCTAGGCAGAGGAGATGAGATCCTTTCAGGGCTAACCACGAAGAATGAAAAGATCGATCAGTTGGAAGGTACCGTCAACGAGCTCAAGAATCAAGTGGAGACCATTGGAAATACTTCGACTTCCATTAAAGGGCAAGTAGAGTCGATGAGAAAGGAAATTGAAAGTATTAACGACTCCATCAAAAATCTGCTAGGAGTTTATGAGGCAGTGAGCCGTCAGTACAATCCTTTCGTGGATCAAGCTGCACCCAAAGTCCCTTCGTTCAAGGAGGAGACTGTTCCGCAAACAGTAACAAAGTTGGATAAAGAGATGGGTATCCCTATAGTGGATGAGGAAGGCGAGATACAAATGGCGAGAGATCTGAATGCGCCTTTAGACAAGGTGCTGAAATTCGATGATAACTCATCCATAGCGGCTAATCTCGATATAAATGTAGAGGAAATTGACAAAGAAGTGGGTGAAAAAGCGAAAATTAAACAGTCTGAAAAAGCCAGTATGATTTCCGAAGCAACTCCACTGCAGCAGGATGCTCCTTTAATCTCAAAGTCAAATAAGAAGATCAGAATAGACAGCTATGCACTAAGGCAGATCTATAAGTTAGTGGATTATCAACTTGAGAAGGTCTATATAGCAAAGAGCAGGGGGGAGGAAGTCCCCTTAGAAGAATTGGAAATGCTAGAACATTGGATGCAAGAATTAATGATGGTGGGAGTGAAGTAA